In Mesotoga infera, the DNA window TACCCTGCCCACGATCTTTTCCTCAGCAGTAACTATATCACACCCTGGTTCAAGTGACTTGGTGTCTTTTGGAACATTTATCGACGTATTCAGTGGTGGAAGCGGGTAGAGCTCAGCATAGTCTCCAACCGGCCTAAGCCAGTACACCGGAGTAACTCCGCTCTCCAAATTCTCTATTTCTTCACCTGTGACGAAGAATGTCTCTTCGTAGTCCTGCAAAGTCTCA includes these proteins:
- a CDS encoding PRC-barrel domain containing protein produces the protein ETLQDYEETFFVTGEEIENLESGVTPVYWLRPVGDYAELYPLPPLNTSINVPKDTKSLEPGCDIVTAEEKIVGRVRSFVLNDEGKITHLIGECGGFGSKSKKLIPIDWVEEIDECKVRVSASSVMVEKLPEMD